The following coding sequences lie in one Sorghum bicolor cultivar BTx623 chromosome 6, Sorghum_bicolor_NCBIv3, whole genome shotgun sequence genomic window:
- the LOC110436396 gene encoding dnaJ homolog subfamily C member 2-like codes for MESQKCFLITYSQEIVDGVPLYVSSNCLPVKALKYEPAGHSFHAAAMKLLGLAEHEDIETDDRSVSSDDKSQDFNAGSHTFSSKGKKKSSGSQQQDHYALLGLGHLRFLATEDQIRKSYRDMALKHHPDKQAALILAETTEEAKQAKKDEIESHFKAIQEAYEILIDPTKRRIYDSTDEFDDDVPTDCAPQDFFKVFGPAFMRNGRWSVTQPIPSLGHDTTPVEEVDKFYNFWYNFKSWREFPDDDEYDLEQAESREHKRWMERQNAKLQEKAKKAEYARVRTLVDNAYKKDPRIQRRKEEEKAEKQRRKEAKYLAKKLQEEEAARAGEVERIRKEEESKKAAEAALHQKKLKEKEKKLLRKEKTRLRILAAPVVADSHFGLSEANVESTCASLDMEQLKKLCDGMDGKDAAEKARLLSNALRNESSSKEAKKIEANGVERSAPKSNSTGGRVTEGSSSILNSYEKKERPWGKEEIEMLRKAIQKYPKGTSRRWEVVSEFIGTSRSVEEILKATKTVLLQKPDSSKAFDSFLEKRKPTQSIASPLSTRDEISSSTEGAETALSKAAAQPASTQTANGKAVADPVPDGAPSVSDPDAWTEAQVLALLQALKAFPKDASQRWERVAAAVPGKTVVQCKKKVAARRENFRSKKSGE; via the coding sequence ATGGAGTCCCAGAAGTGTTTTCTGATAACTTACTCCCAGGAGATTGTAGATGGAGTGCCTCTGTATGTTTCATCAAACTGCCTGCCTGTAAAAGCTTTGAAATATGAACCTGCTGGTCATTCATTCCATGCTGCGGCAATGAAGCTTCTTGGTCTTGCGGAGCATGAAGACATAGAAACTGATGATCGCAGCGTTTCATCGGATGACAAAAGCCAAGATTTTAACGCTGGTTCTCATACCTTTAGCAGCAAAGGGAAGAAGAAGTCATCTGGCAGTCAACAGCAGGATCACTATGCGTTGCTTGGGTTGGGACACTTGAGGTTCTTGGCCACTGAAGATCAGATTCGGAAAAGTTACCGTGACATGGCTCTCAAACATCATCCAGATAAGCAGGCTGCCCTGATTCTCGCAGAGACAACAGAGGAGGCAAAACAAGCAAAAAAGGATGAGATAGAGAGCCATTTCAAGGCCATTCAGGAGGCCTATGAAATCCTCATAGACCCTACAAAGAGGAGGATTTATGACTCTACAGATGAGTTTGATGATGATGTCCCGACAGACTGTGCCCCACAAGACTTCTTCAAGGTATTTGGCCCAGCCTTCATGAGAAATGGACGCTGGTCTGTTACCCAGCCGATTCCTTCTCTTGGACATGACACTACTCCTGTAGAGGAGGTTGATAAGTTCTACAATTTCTGGTACAACTTCAAGAGTTGGAGGGAATTTCCAGATGATGATGAGTATGATTTGGAGCAAGCTGAATCTCGTGAACATAAGAGATGGATGGAGAGGCAGAATGCAAAGCTACAAGAGAAGGCCAAAAAGGCGGAATATGCGCGAGTACGCACACTTGTAGACAATGCTTATAAGAAAGACCCAAGGATCCAAAGGAGGAAAGAGGAGGAGAAAGCTGAGAAACAGAGAAGAAAGGAGGCGAAATATTTGGCAAAGAAATtacaagaagaggaagcagcAAGAGCTGGTGAAGTGGAAAGGATAAGGAAAGAAGAAGAGTCTAAGAAAGCTGCAGAAGCTGCCCTACATCAGAAGAAGCTAAaggagaaagagaagaagctgcTCCGCAAAGAGAAAACTCGTTTGCGCATTCTTGCAGCACCTGTGGTTGCAGATAGCCACTTTGGTCTATCAGAGGCAAATGTTGAATCAACATGTGCTTCACTTGATATGGAACAGCTGAAGAAGCTGTGTGATGGAATGGATGGTAAGGATGCAGCTGAAAAGGCCAGGTTGCTAAGCAATGCACTTCGCAATGAAAGTTCCTCAAAGGAAGCAAAGAAAATTGAAGCAAATGGTGTGGAGCGTTCTGCTCCAAAATCCAACTCTACAGGAGGTAGAGTGACAGAAGGCAGTAGCAGCATATTGAACAGctatgaaaaaaaagagagaccaTGGGGAAAGGAAGAGATTGAGATGCTTAGGAAAGCAATCCAAAAGTATCCTAAGGGAACTTCGAGGAGATGGGAggttgtttctgaatttattggGACTAGCAGATCGGTTGAGGAAATTCTCAAGGCCACGAAGACTGTTCTTCTGCAAAAGCCAGACTCATCGAAAGCTTTCGACTCTTTCCTTGAGAAGCGCAAACCGACCCAATCTATTGCTTCGCCTCTTTCGACCCGAGATGAAATTAGTTCCTCAACTGAGGGAGCTGAGACTGCATTGTCAAAGGCTGCGGCACAACCTGCAAGTACCCAGACAGCCAATGGGAAAGCTGTTGCTGATCCTGTTCCGGATGGAGCACCATCCGTGTCAGATCCAGATGCCTGGACAGAGGCACAGGTCCTAGCTCTACTCCAAGCTTTGAAGGCTTTTCCCAAGGATGCAAGCCAAAGATGGGAGCGTGTGGCTGCTGCTGTCCCAGGTAAAACTGTCGTCCAGTGCAAGAAAAAGGTTGCAGCAAGGAGAGAGAATTTTCGGAGCAAGAAAAGTGGCGAGTAG